One genomic window of Cololabis saira isolate AMF1-May2022 chromosome 3, fColSai1.1, whole genome shotgun sequence includes the following:
- the c4b gene encoding complement C4-B produces MKSHIVLLGLLLLILAVEDSVEDRFFISAPNVFHLGVREKVFVQVGAQHLNKPVTLHLEHETSGILMSTRKTVTCTPENRIQTVELMINKDSWSEIPEWKTTPPYLLLVTMMGKDRYNTRVLVSPHRGYIFIQTDQPIYNPIQTVRYRIFTLDHMFRPQVCPFHISIFNADGNRLMKSFKTPSAGMLTDSFTIPTVSKMGMWKITAHYEDDEENAAVREFKVEKFVLPSFEVKIAAEQRYVLLTDTHLNFTVSALYSHGEKVDGSYHCKFGVVKRGGTGSQKMNPEFITGLEMAGSVKDGSTRLSLQLEMFTLKLKEQLNQTLADLLEHKSQLYLGVFVTNIQSREIQEGEVHLPIISQKYILDLSRTRSHFVPGYPVDIVVVLRLPDGSSAAGVQINIEVEGATREAWNGVTDPDGGVFYSFNINSEDKITVDVSADGLQERKNLTRFSSPSGSFLHLTFTNKVYDVGDLFSFTFNTKNAPSDGHIYYMVLSRGITIETGSYEMGISIKSNSLPITAKMVPSFRVIGYYYSASGDIIADSIWVDVRDECEIKVKIDHRGSGVPGRTTDLQFDLHGQAAKVALLAVDKAIYSLNVDNKLTKKQVFSAMNSHDLGCSYGGGSDSASALLDAGLAFVSQSSSNSKKGFGCNSQTSRKRRSVIVQQEIEKLKSDFPDAELQNCCSQAVSPIPMRRTCQERAARVHLVRNNQTCTDAFLKCCLAAEKLKHKIKLEEAMSAIGRTANTEDIEQFFSDTTEQYIRRYFPPSFAFSSFDVNNKGSYSLPLPDSITTWEIQVVTLSPETGFCVVKPYEIKAFKKAFVSLRLPYSVKKFEQVALSPVIYNYGDEVLKVAVNMEQTEGLCSPVSATPASYVKIDVAPQSSKSVLFTAVPMVSGSIPIKILVYDIEREWGLDAIEKKLEVKTEGLEQRVEETHLINFEGRSARNFSLDGTLPDNTVPESNSNVFVSAEGVGLASSNVETLLSPERLSGMIVLPTGCLEQTIGERLAPLALVLRYLDLSQRWFDVSPSDKDDALDKIEKGLMHMRDRKFKDESSGAYGSFRSVPSSNWVTALVVKVLSLVAERERPNFGERGRSGVTVDLSEIRHPVSYLLSIQNMDGSFSDPHPVVMNGREQAASMTAFITLALNRSLPFLTPESQTKAQSSISAATKYLQLQLPELRHTYAVAITAYCLSTCLPGETSGWTKLQSMVKEDKNGCYMWAEDSNADHAITIETTAYALLAALEEKNITWAEKIACWLTSQENYFKGYKSTQDTIMALEALSEYELKKRPSPETNMKAEFTVPGKQDIVRLSMANKKEKVETSLRKFAGKNIRVDLTGEGDVKIKSVKAFYLLEPKDDCDQLSIKVTVEGKVEYTDKIIENYDYYEEYDTEQDVARVSRSVTEQFDAHTREKRDLENNPSSEVVSYNICVSIKAGAQLTGMTIVDITLLSGFEAEIADLDMLKQPAEQYITHYEANSERVIIYLNKLFGNEECFSFRAKQNVQVGLLQPAPAVFYDYYEPTRRCTVFYSAPKRSKMISKLCSEDVCQCAERPCHELKDTFTKDRVKRIKKNDRAEHACFSPGVDYAYFVTVDSISVKSNFELYKSNVTEVLKTHGDAHVGENSVRVFAKRFHCKGKLEEGKQYLIMGKDGSTKDSSGEIQYLLESNTWIEKKPTAEDCRKSANRVSCGYFYSFVDGYKYSGCKT; encoded by the exons ATGAAGAGCCACATTGTCTTGTTAGGTCTGCTGCTCCTGATCTTAGCCGTGGAGGATTCAGTGGAAGACAG atTCTTTATTTCAGCCCCAAACGTGTTTCACTTGGGTGTTAGAGAGAAAGTGTTTGTCCAGGTGGGAGCGCAACACCTCAACAAACCTGTAACTCTCCACCTGGAGCATGAGACTTCTGGCATACTTATGTCTACAAGGAAAACTGTTACATGTACTCCAGAAAATCGGATCCAAACAGTAGAGCTCATG ATAAATAAGGATAGTTGGTCAGAAATCCCAGAATGGAAGACTACACCGCCCTACCTGTTGCTGGTGACAATGATGGGCAAGGATAGGTATAACACAAGAGTCCTTGTTTCACCACACAGGGGGTACATCTTCATTCAGACAGATCAGCCAATCTACAATCCAATACAAACAG TGAGATACAGGATATTTACTCTTGACCACATGTTTAGGCCTCAAGTCTGCCCATTCCACATATCCATATTT AATGCTGACGGAAACAGATTAATGAAGTCCTTCAAAACTCCATCGGCCGGGATGCTCACAGACTCTTTTACCATCCCTACTGTCTCCAA AATGGGAATGTGGAAGATTACAGCACActatgaagatgatgaagaaaacGCTGCTGTTCGAGAGTTCAAAGTCGAAAAATTTG TTTTACCAAGTTTTGAAGTGAAGATTGCAGCGGAGCAGCGCTACGTTTTGTTGACTGACACGCATTTGAACTTCACTGTCTCAGCATT ATACTCACATGGTGAAAAAGTTGATGGGTCCTACCACTGCAAGTTTGGGGTCGTAAAAAGAGGTGGAACTGGTAGTCAAAAAATGAACCCTGAATTTATCACGGGACTGGAGATGGCTGGTTCG GTCAAGGATGGAAGCACAAGGCTTTCTCTTCAGTTAGAAATGTTTACTTTGAAACTGAAGGAACAACTAAATCAAACCCTTGCTGATTTGCTGGAACATAAATCACAGCTCTATTTGGGAGTATTTGTCACTAACATCCAAA GCAGAGAAATACAAGAGGGAGAAGTTCACCTTCCCATCATCTCACAGAAATACATTCTGGATCTCTCTCGAACTCGCTCTCACTTTGTTCCTGGATATCCTGTAGACATAGTG GTGGTCTTGCGTCTCCCAGATGGCTCCTCAGCAGCTGGCGTGCAAATAAACATTGAAGTAGAAGGAGCCACTCGAGAAGCTTGGAATGGCGTCACTGATCCAGACGGGGGAGTTTTTTATTCCTTCAATATCAACAGTGAAGACAAAATTACAGTTGAC GTGTCAGCAGATGGTCTGCAAGAGAGGAAAAACCTCACTCGTTTTTCATCTCCAAGTGGCAGCTTCCTTCACCTGACTTTTACCAACAAGGTGTACGATGTAGGTGATCTCTTCAGCTTTACTTTCAACACCAAAAATGCCCCAAGTGACGGACATATATACTACATG GTCCTAAGTCGTGGGATCACTATAGAAACAGGCTCTTACGAAATGGGTATTTCAATTAAAAGCAATTCCCTTCCGATCACGGCTAAAATGGTTCCATCTTTCCGTGTGATTGGTTATTACTACAGCGCGAGTGGTGACATCATTGCTGACTCAATCTGGGTTGATGTCAGGGATGAATGTGAGATAAAAGTCAAG ATAGATCACAGAGGATCAGGTGTACCTGGAAGAACTACTGACTTACAATTTGATCTACATGGTCAGGCAGCTAAAGTGGCTTTACTGGCTGTGGATAAAGCCATTTACTCTCTCAATGTTGATAATAAACTCACAAAAAAACAG GTTTTTTCCGCCATGAACTCTCATGACCTCGGTTGCTCATACGGTGGAGGATCTGACTCGGCCTCAGCGCTACTGGATGCTGGTCTGGCCTTCGTGTCTCAGTCCTCATCAAATTCGAAAAAAG GTTTTGGCTGTAATTCACAAACTTCAAGAAAAAGACGCTCTGTAATCGTTCAACAGGAAATTGAGAAATTAA AATCAGATTTTCCAGATGCCGAACTACAAAACTGTTGTTCCCAAGCGGTTTCTCCCATCCCTATGAGACGAACGTGTCAGGAAAGAGCGGCCAGGGTCCATCTAGTGAGAAACAATCAAACGTGCActgatgcatttttaaaatgctgcCTTGCAGCAGAGAAGctgaaacacaaaataaagttagaagaagCAATGAGTGCAATTGGCAGAA CTGCAAACACAGAGGACATTGAACAGTTCTTTTCGGACACCACTGAGCAGTATATTCGAAGATATTTCCCCCCAAGCTTTGCTTTTAGCAGTTTTGATGTTAACAACAAAGGAAG CTATTCTTTGCCCTTAcctgactccatcaccacatGGGAGATACAAGTTGTCACTTTGTCTCCAGAAACCG GTTTCTGTGTGGTCAAACCGTATGAGATCAAAGCATTTAAGAAGGCATTTGTATCTCTGAGGCTTCCTTACTCAGTGAAAAAATTTGAGCAGGTTGCTCTCTCACCTGTTATCTACAATTATGGGGATGAAGTCCTAAAG GTGGCAGTGAACATGGAACAAACTGAAGGGCTTTGTTCACCCGTTTCAGCCACCCCTGCGTCTTACGTTAAAATTGATGTGGCACCACAGTCCTCGAAATCTGTCTTGTTCACTGCTGTTCCCATGGTATCGGGCTCAATACCCATCAAAATACTTGTATATGACATTGAGAGGGAGTGGGGATTAGAcgcaatagaaaaaaaattagaagtCAAG ACAGAAGGATTAGAACAAAGAGTGGAAGAAACCCATCTCATCAATTTTGAGG GGCGAAGTGCAAGAAACTTCTCTCTCGATGGAACTTTACCAGACAACACAGTCCCTGAATCCAACTCCAATGTGTTTGTTTCAGCTGAAG GGGTAGGATTAGCTAGTTCAAATGTGGAGACACTTCTCTCACCTGAGAGGCTCTCCGGGATGATCGTGCTTCCCACAGGCTGTTTAGAACAGACAATCGGCGAACGACTGGCCCCTTTGGCTTTGGTCCTTCGTTATCTTGACTTGAGTCAGCGGTGGTTTGACGTGTCTCCATCAGACAAAGACGACGCTCTTGATAAAATTGAGAAAG GTCTCATGCATATGAGAGACAGAAAATTCAAGGATGAATCTAGTGGGGCTTATGGATCATTTCGTTCAGTGCCAAGCAGCAATTG GGTGACTGCCCTTGTAGTAAAAGTTCTGTCATTGGTGGCAGAGCGTGAGAGGCCAAATTTTGGAGAACGAGGTCGGAGTGGCGTGACTGTAGACTTATCTGAGATAAGGCACCCCGTCAGTTACTTGCTGTCTATACAGAATATGGATGGGTCATTCAGTGATCCACATCCAGTTGTGATG AACGGCAGGGAGCAAGCGGCATCCATGACTGCTTTCATTACTCTTGCACTGAACCGGTCCCTCCCGTTCCTGACACCTGAAAGTCAAACTAAAGCG CAAAGCAGCATTTCAGCAGCAACGAAATATCTCCAGTTACAACTTCCAGAGCTGCGCCACACCTACGCCGTGGCCATCACGGCCTATTGCCTCTCAACTTGTTTGCCAGGTGAAACATCTGGATGGACAAAACTTCAGTCAATGGTGAAAGAAG ATAAGAATGGCTGCTACATGTGGGCCGAAGATTCCAACGCGGATCATGCTATCACGATTGAGACGACAGCATACGCACTCTTAGCTGCGCTGGAAGAAAAGAACATAACGTGGGCAGAAAAAATAGCCTGCTGGTTAACCAGCcaagaaaattattttaaaggcTACAAATCGACACAG GATACCATCATGGCACTGGAAGCCTTGTCAGAGTACGAGCTAAAGAAGCGCCCCAGCCCTGAGACAAATATGAAAGCAGAGTTCACAGTCCCAGGAAAGCAAGACATTGTCAGGCTGTCAATGGCAAATAAGAAGGAAAAAGTGGAGACCAGCCTGAGG AAATTTGCAGGGAAGAATATTAGGGTGGATCTGACAGGAGAAGGAGACGTCAAGATTAAA TCTGTCAAGGCTTTCTATTTGCTGGAGCCTAAGGATGACTGTGACCAACTTTCTATCAAAGTCACAGTGGAGGGAAAAGTGGAGTATACAG ataagATCATAGAAAACTATGACTACTATGAGGAGTATGATACCGAACAAGACGTGGCACGAGTATCACGATCAGTGACGGAGCAGTTTGACGCTCACACGCGTGAAAAGAGGGACCTTGAAAACAATCCAAGTTCAGAAGTTGTTAGTTATAACATCTGTGTCAG TATCAAAGCAGGTGCCCAACTCACGGGAATGACGATTGTTGATATAACATTGCTCAGCGGATTTGAGGCTGAAATTGCAGACTTGGATATG CTAAAGCAGCCAGCTGAACAATACATCACCCATTATGAGGCCAACTCCGAAAGGGTGATAATCTACTTAAATAAG CTCTTTGGAAATGAGGAATGTTTTAGTTTTCGTGCTAAACAAAACGTGCAAGTTGGCCTTCTGCAGCCTGCTCCAGCTGTCTTCTATGATTATTATGAACCAA CAAGAAGGTGCACAGTATTCTACTCTGCACCGAAAAGAAGCAAAATGATCTCCAAACTCTGTTCAGAGGATGTTTGTCAGTGTGCGGAAA GACCCTGCCATGAACTAAAAGATACTTTTACAAAGGACAGGGTTAAAAGAATCAAAAAGAATGACCGTGCAGAGCATGCTTGCTTCTCCCCGGGGGTGGATTATG CATACTTTGTTACTGTCGACAGTATTTCTGTGAAGAGCAATTTTGAGCTGtacaaaagtaatgtaactgaGGTTCTCAAAACTC ATGGAGATGCGCATGTTGGTGAGAACTCTGTTCGAGTGTTTGCCAAGAGATTTCATTGTAAGGGGAAACTGGAGGAGGGAAAACAATATTTAATCATGGGAAAAGATGGCTCCACTAAAGACTCCAGCGGAGA GATACAGTATCTGTTGGAGTCAAACACCTGGATTGAAAAAAAACCTACAGCTGAAGACtgtagaaaatctgccaataGAGTTTCTTGTGGttacttttattcatttgttgatGGGTACAAGTATAGTGGCTGCAAAACATGA
- the LOC133440967 gene encoding uncharacterized protein LOC133440967 isoform X1 produces MFTFYLIILKFALTMNGKKHFTTKKTSELFLIFSSVFCCCTLGSSDFHFINLQKSYNEAKIYCREMYTDLATVHNSSDMNSLITLVSTEADRAWIGLEIGDVSIWRWSLSDQKTDFLNWAPGQPQTADEKACAAMDISGNWVETDCETEHSFFCHNSIDASSLVHITEPKSWRDAQSHCRNLASDLVSIHSEVENTVVQNLSTSGNLWIGLFRDPWKWSDGSNSSFRFWKPNQPQYSKNQDCVAAIFKDEGKWNDRNCNQKFSFICQGAQKSIPATTRSPTTPKSNTTVHLPTNLPTLSQESTQEVTVTFNFTKGATEQPNSTNVPTPEPTTANGSATTSTTEFVPHPSSTELNNATAEMSTQLLPITTVNVVTDRVSTSATQMGTSAQNHTQSLTPMTTTSSHSLHPENLILIQENMTWIEAMSYCRQHYIDLVHITTKEIQETVNEKVKKASSTHVWLGLRYTCTFNFWFWSGQASRCYHNNWMAGQGPEGVHECGTGGAIEATGRQQWVGLPETEELNFICSACGG; encoded by the exons ATGTTTACTTtctatcttattattttaaagTTCGCTCTCACCATGaatggaaagaaacacttcacAACGAAAAAGACTTCAGAACTATTTTTGATCTTCAGTTCAG TGTTTTGCTGCTGTACACTCGGCTCTTCAGATTTTCACTTTATTAATCTCCAAAAGTCCTACAATGAAGCAAAGATATACTGCAGAGAGATGTACACTGATTTGGCAACAGTTCACAACTCATCTGACATGAACAGTTTGATCACTTTAGTTTCGACAGAAGCTGACAGAGCTTGGATAGGACTGGAGATTGGAGATGTTTCAATTTGGCGCTGGTCTTTGTCCGATCAAAAAACAGACTTTCTTAACTGGGCACCAGGACAACCACAAACAGCCGATGAAAAAGCATGTGCAGCAATGGATATAAGCGGCAATTGGGTTGAAACTGACTGCGAAACTGAACATAGCTTTTTCTGTCACA ACAGCATTGATGCCAGCAGTCTCGTGCATATTACTGAGCCTAAATCATGGAGGGATGCTCAGAGTCATTGCAGGAACTTAGCATCTGATCTTGTGAGCATACACTCAGAAGTGGAGAATACGGTAGTCCAAAACCTGTCTACATCAGGAAATTTGTGGATTGGTTTATTCAGAGATCCATGGAAATGGTCAGATGGGAGTAACTCGTCATTTCGTTTCTGGAAACCCAATCAACCTCAATACTCCAAAAATCAGGACTGCGTTGCGGCAATATTCAAAGATGAGGGGAAGTGGAATGACCGGAACTGCAATCaaaaatttagttttatttgtcAAGGGG CTCAGAAATCTATTCCTGCAACCACCAGGTCACCAACTACACCCAAGAGCAATACAACAGTTCATCTGCCAACAAATCTGCCAACTCTCTCACAGGAATCAACACAAGAGGTCACAGTAACGTTTAATTTCACTAAGGGTGCAACTGAACAGCCAAACTCAACTAATGTTCCCACCCCAGAACCAACAACTGCCAATGGATCCGCAACAACAAGTACCACAGAGTTTGTGCCACATCCCTCAAGCACTGAGCTCAACAATGCAACGGCAGAAATGTCAACCCAATTACTTCCAATAACAACTGTTAACGTAGTCACAGACCGTGTCTCCACATCAGCGACACAGATGGGTACTTCAGCGCAGAACCATACGCAATCCTTAACTCCAATGACCACCACCAGCAGTCACAGTCTGCACCCTG AAAACCTGATATTAATCCAGGAGAACATGACATGGATTGAAGCCATGAGCTACTGCAGACAGCATTATATCGACCTTGTCCACATCACCACCAAAGAAATTCAGGAGACGGTGAATGAAAAGGTTAAGAAGGCTTCGTCAACTCATGTTTGGCTGGGCCTACGCTACACCTGTACCTTCAACTTTTGGTTCTGGTCAGGGCAGGCTTCTCGCTGTTACCATAATAACTGGATGGCTGGACAAGGACCTGAGGGGGTGCATGAGTGTGGTACCGGCGGAGCCATCGAGGCCACTGGGAGGCAGCAGTGGGTTGGCTTGCCTGAGACGGAGGAACTGAATTTTATCTGCTCTGCATGCGGTGGATGA
- the LOC133440967 gene encoding uncharacterized protein LOC133440967 isoform X2, producing the protein MFTFYLIILKFALTMNGKKHFTTKKTSELFLIFSSVSTEADRAWIGLEIGDVSIWRWSLSDQKTDFLNWAPGQPQTADEKACAAMDISGNWVETDCETEHSFFCHNSIDASSLVHITEPKSWRDAQSHCRNLASDLVSIHSEVENTVVQNLSTSGNLWIGLFRDPWKWSDGSNSSFRFWKPNQPQYSKNQDCVAAIFKDEGKWNDRNCNQKFSFICQGAQKSIPATTRSPTTPKSNTTVHLPTNLPTLSQESTQEVTVTFNFTKGATEQPNSTNVPTPEPTTANGSATTSTTEFVPHPSSTELNNATAEMSTQLLPITTVNVVTDRVSTSATQMGTSAQNHTQSLTPMTTTSSHSLHPENLILIQENMTWIEAMSYCRQHYIDLVHITTKEIQETVNEKVKKASSTHVWLGLRYTCTFNFWFWSGQASRCYHNNWMAGQGPEGVHECGTGGAIEATGRQQWVGLPETEELNFICSACGG; encoded by the exons ATGTTTACTTtctatcttattattttaaagTTCGCTCTCACCATGaatggaaagaaacacttcacAACGAAAAAGACTTCAGAACTATTTTTGATCTTCAGTTCAG TTTCGACAGAAGCTGACAGAGCTTGGATAGGACTGGAGATTGGAGATGTTTCAATTTGGCGCTGGTCTTTGTCCGATCAAAAAACAGACTTTCTTAACTGGGCACCAGGACAACCACAAACAGCCGATGAAAAAGCATGTGCAGCAATGGATATAAGCGGCAATTGGGTTGAAACTGACTGCGAAACTGAACATAGCTTTTTCTGTCACA ACAGCATTGATGCCAGCAGTCTCGTGCATATTACTGAGCCTAAATCATGGAGGGATGCTCAGAGTCATTGCAGGAACTTAGCATCTGATCTTGTGAGCATACACTCAGAAGTGGAGAATACGGTAGTCCAAAACCTGTCTACATCAGGAAATTTGTGGATTGGTTTATTCAGAGATCCATGGAAATGGTCAGATGGGAGTAACTCGTCATTTCGTTTCTGGAAACCCAATCAACCTCAATACTCCAAAAATCAGGACTGCGTTGCGGCAATATTCAAAGATGAGGGGAAGTGGAATGACCGGAACTGCAATCaaaaatttagttttatttgtcAAGGGG CTCAGAAATCTATTCCTGCAACCACCAGGTCACCAACTACACCCAAGAGCAATACAACAGTTCATCTGCCAACAAATCTGCCAACTCTCTCACAGGAATCAACACAAGAGGTCACAGTAACGTTTAATTTCACTAAGGGTGCAACTGAACAGCCAAACTCAACTAATGTTCCCACCCCAGAACCAACAACTGCCAATGGATCCGCAACAACAAGTACCACAGAGTTTGTGCCACATCCCTCAAGCACTGAGCTCAACAATGCAACGGCAGAAATGTCAACCCAATTACTTCCAATAACAACTGTTAACGTAGTCACAGACCGTGTCTCCACATCAGCGACACAGATGGGTACTTCAGCGCAGAACCATACGCAATCCTTAACTCCAATGACCACCACCAGCAGTCACAGTCTGCACCCTG AAAACCTGATATTAATCCAGGAGAACATGACATGGATTGAAGCCATGAGCTACTGCAGACAGCATTATATCGACCTTGTCCACATCACCACCAAAGAAATTCAGGAGACGGTGAATGAAAAGGTTAAGAAGGCTTCGTCAACTCATGTTTGGCTGGGCCTACGCTACACCTGTACCTTCAACTTTTGGTTCTGGTCAGGGCAGGCTTCTCGCTGTTACCATAATAACTGGATGGCTGGACAAGGACCTGAGGGGGTGCATGAGTGTGGTACCGGCGGAGCCATCGAGGCCACTGGGAGGCAGCAGTGGGTTGGCTTGCCTGAGACGGAGGAACTGAATTTTATCTGCTCTGCATGCGGTGGATGA